The region CGAGCAGCGCCTTATGAAACGCCTGCGGGTCTTGCATCTGCGGCGCGTGTCCCAGCGCCGCGAATTCGACGAGCGTCGCATGCGGAATCGCCTTCGCCGCGGCCTTGCCCAGTTCCGGGTAATGGCCGATCTTCGCGCGCACCTCGGGCGGCGCTACATCCTTGCCGATAGCCGTGGTGTCCTTCTGACCAATCAGCAGCAGTGTCGGCATCGGCAACTGGCCCAGTTCGTACACCACCGGCTGCGTGTAAATCATGTCGTACAGCAGCGCGGAATTCCACGCGACGATCTGTTTGCCGGGGCCACGGTACATCCCTGCCAGCATCTGTACCCACGGTTCATAGTCCGCGCGCCACTGGCCTGCGTAGTAGGTCGACTGCTCGTAGCGGCGGATGCCGTCCGCGGTAGTCTTCAGCTCGCGCTCATACCATTGGCCGATCGATAGCGACGGCACGCCCTTCGCTTTCCAATCCTCGAGCCCGATCGGGTTGACGAGCACAAGTTGCTGCGTCTCGTGCGGATACATCAGCGCATAGCGGATCGCGAGCATGCCGCCGGTCGAATGGCCGATCACGGTTGCGTCGGTCACGCCGAGCGATTCGAGCAGCGCGTGCGTATTGCGCGCCAACTGCTGAAAACTGTACTGATAGTGCTCAGGCTTGCTCGATTTGCAGAAACCGATCTGGTCGGGTGCGATCACGCGGTAGCCGGCGTCGCTCAGGCGCTGGATCGTCGTTTCCCAGGTCGCCGCGCAGAAGTTCTTGCCGTGCAGCAACACCGCCGTGCGGCCGTTGGCGTGCTCCGGCTCGATGTCCATGTACGCCATATGCAGCGCCACGCCTTGCGAGGTGAAGTCGTACTGCTCGACCGGCGCCGGATAGTTGAAGCCCTGCAACTCGGGGCCGAAAGCGGGACCGCCGTTGTCGGCGGCGCCAGTGGCGCCGCCGGCTACGGCCGGACTGGCGGCGCTGGCCGGCGTTGCGGTCGAACCGACCGGTGCAGCCGCGAAAGCGGCCGGCGCGGCGGCAAGCGCGCAGGCGCTCAGCAAGGCGAACAAAGAATAGCGGCGAAAACTCATCGACAGGATTTCTTGCAAAGAGAAAGCAAAGGAAAACGCGCAGGCCGCGCGCCGGCAGTCGCGCTCAAGCCCCGTTCACGAACCGGCGATTCTACGACGCGCCGCCGGACTCCGCTGCCGCGCGCGCATGCTCATGGCGGCGTCGGCCGGTTTGGCACACATATTGCGCCGGGCCATCGCGCGCTCAATGTGTCGTGGCGCACGGATGCGTGGCGTGCAAGCGGCGATCGTGCGCAAGGTGGGAACGCGAGCGGCATCCGCACAATTCAGACTACGCGCCCGCGCCAAATCGGTGCTAGAACTAGCAGACGGAGCCGCAAATACGAAGCCGTCAGGCAGCACGATCCAGAAGCAGGCAGGAAAGCGAACTAAAACCAGCACAACGGCTAAAAACCAGCGGCCAGAACCACCGGCTAGAACAAGTCCAGCATGGCCATCCGGGGGATACAAACCAAGGAGACAGACATGGAAAGTCCGGCACGCCTGAACGATCTGCAACGCACCACCCTCGCCATCGTCCTCGCGGGCGGACGGGGCACGCGGCTCGGGCCGCTCACCAACAAGCGCGTCAAACCGGCGGTGCACTTCGGCGGCAAATACCGGATCATCGACTTCGCGCTGTCCAATTGCCTGAACTCCGGCATCCGCCGCATCGCGGTAGTCACGCAATACAAGGCGCACTCTCTGCTGCGCCACTTGCAGCGCGGCTGGGGGTTCCTGCGCGGCGAATTCAGTGAATTCATCGATCTGTGGCCCGCGCAGCAACGCGTGGAAGGCGCGCACTGGTATCGCGGCACCGCGGACGCGGTGTTCCAGAACCTCGACATCATCCGCTCGATCAGGCCGAAATACGTCGTGGTACTGGCGGGCGATCATATCTACAAAATGGATTACACGCGGATGATCGCCGATCACGAAGAAAGCGGCGCGGATTGCACGGTCGGCTGTATCGAGGTGCCACGCATGGACGCGGTGGCCTTCGGCGTGATGGCGGTGGATGAAAACCGCCGCGTAACCGGCTTCGTCGAAAAGCCGGCCGATCCGCCCGCGATGCCCGGCCACCCGGATAAGGCGCTCGCCAGCATGGGCATCTACGTGTTCAACGCCGACTATCTGTACACGCTGCTCGAAGAAAACATCTCCACCGTCGACACCGATCACGACTTCGGCAAGGACATCCTGCCGCGCGTGGTCACGCAAGGGATGGCGATCGCGCACCCGTTCAGCATGTCGTGCGTGTCGTCGGACCCGAGTGTGGAGCCGTACTGGCGCGACGTCGGCACGATCGACGCCTATTGGGCGGCCAACCTCGACCTCGCCTCGACGATCCCGACGCTCGACCTGTACGACCGCAACTGGCCCATCTGGACGTATCAGGAGCAATTGCCGCCGGCCAAATTCGTACGCGACATGAAAGGCCTGCAAGGGACCGGCAACAATCTGATCGTGTGCGGCGGCTGCGTGATCTCCGGTTCGCAGATTTCGCGCTCGGTGCTCTCGTCGAATGTGAAAGTGAATTCGTTCTGTAACATCAATGAGGCAGTCTTGTTGCCGCAAGTCACGGTCGGAGCGAGTTGCCGGCTGCAGAAGGTCGTGATCGACCGCGGTTGCACGATTCCGGACGGCACGGTGATCGGCGAGGATCCGGTGAGCGATGCCGAACGCTTCTACCGTACCGACGACGGCGTCGTGCTGGTCACGCCCGAGGCGCTCAGGCAGAAGATCAGTTGATCCCCGGGTCGTTGGCGAATGCGTTGGCGAAGAAAGCGCCGAATGAAGCGCCGCCCGCGTCGCGGCTGAACGAAATCTCGCACTAACAGGAATGAGACAGAGCCTATGACGATCCGCGCCCTGCACGTCGCAAGCGAGCTGTATCCCCTACTGAAAACGGGCGGTCTCGCCGACGTCGCGGGCGCGCTGCCGCCCGCGCTGATCGAGCGCGGCGCCGATGTGCGGGTGCTGCTGCCCGGCTTCCCCGCGGTCGCCGCCGGTCTGACCGACTTGCGCACGGTGGCGCAACTGGGCCGCCGCTTCGATGCGCCCGCGGTCACGCTCGAACAGGGCACGCTGCCGTCGAACGGCCTGACGGTCTACATGATCCGCGCCGACACGCTATACGACAGGCCCGGCAACCCCTATCTGAACGACGAACACGTGCCCTACGGCGACAACGCGCAGCGCTTCGCCCTGCTCGGCTGGGTCGCCGCGCAACTGGCGCAGCAACTCGATCCGGCGTGGTCGCCGCAGATCGTCCACGCGCACGACTGGCACGCAGGGCTCGCGCCCGCCTATCTGAAGGCGGCCGAACGCCAGCACGGCCGCTCCTTCGCGCCCAGTATTTTCACGGTGCACAACCTCGCGTATCAGGGCATTTTTCCGGCCCATCAGTTCGGCCAGCTGGGCCTGCCGGACGACTTCTTCAGCATGCACGGCATCGAGTTCTATGGGCAGTTGTCGTTCCTGAAAGCGGGCCTCTACTACAGCGACCGCATCACCACCGTCAGCCCGACCTACGCGCGCGAAATCCAGACGCTCGCCCAGGGCGGCGGACTCGACGCGTTGCTGCGCCATCGTTCGCACGACTTGAGCGGCATCCTGAACGGCGTCGACTACACCGTCTGGAACCCCGCCACCGACCAACTGCTGGTGGATCACTACACGGCTACGCGTTTGGCCGGCAAACAGGCGTGCAAGGAAGCGCTGCAAAAGCGCTTCGGCCTCGCACCGAAAAGCGATGCGCTGCTATTCGGCGTGGTGAGCCGGCTGACCGAGCAGAAAGGCCTCGACCTGCTGCTCGCCGCGCTACCCGAAATCGTCAAGCGCGGCGGCCAGCTGGCGGTGTTCGGCACCGGCGACCCGGCGCTCGAAAACGGCTTGAAACGCGTCGCGCACGCCCATCCGGAAGCCGTCGCGGTCGAACTGGGCTTCGATGAAAAGCTCGCGCATACGATCGTCGCGGGCAGCGACGTGATCGCGGTGCCGTCGCGCTTCGAGCCGTGCGGGCTGACGCAGCTCTATGCGCTGGCTTATGGCTCGCTGCCGCTCGTGCATTGCGTCGGCGGCCTGGCCGATACGGTGGTCGACGCGTCGCTTGAAAATCTCGCCGACGATCTCGCTACCGGCTTCGTGTTCGAACGCTTCGAACCACAGGGCCTTTCCGCAGCGATCCGCCGTGCGTTTGCGCTCTATGAGCGGCGCACCGAATGGAAAGCGACGCAGCGGCGCGCGATGCACCAGGACTTCGGCTGGGGCGCATCGGCCGAGCAGTATCTCGCGCTGTATCGGGAACTCGCTTAAAGCCGTTTGGCGCACCGCCCCCGCCCGCGCTTCGCCCAACCGTCCCGCTGCCGATACGTTTGATGGTTCGACGCAACAACACGGGGACGGATCAACTCAGGCGCGGCAAACTCATGGCAAACTCATGTATTGTTTCCTGACTATGCAGACCGCGCATTTTTCTTGCATAGTCTGAAGCAACCATGCTGCAACGGGCGCCCGGCCAAAACCGGTTCGCTACTGCGGCGCATCCTCCCCGTTCTCAGCCATCGCGCATCACGGCTTGCGCGAGCCGACACCATGACGAAAAACGTTCTGAGCATCCAGTCGCATGTCGTGTTTGGGCACGCCGGCAACAGCGCGGCGGCGTTCCCGATGCGCCGGCTCGGCGTCAACGTCTGGCCGCTCAATACCGTGCAGCTCTCGAATCACACGCAATACGGCCATTGGAGCGGCAGCGCGATCGACGCATCGCAGATGGAGGAGCTCGTCGAAGGGATCGGCGCGATCGGCATGCTGCCGCGCTGCGACGCCGTGCTGTCCGGCTATCTGGGCACGCCGGAGCAAGCGCAATCGGTGCTGGAGATCGTCAAGGCCGTGAAGGCCGCCAATCCGCGTGCGTGGTACTTCTGCGATCCGGTGATGGGCGCGGCGAGCGGCTGGAAAGTCGCGCCGGGCATTCAGGAATTCCTCGTGCGCACGATGCCGGAGATGGCCGACGCGATGGCGCCAAACCACTTCGAGTTGCAGCGGCTGGTGGGCCGCGAAATCGAGACGTTCGAAGAAGCCGTCACCGCCTGCCGCGAGGTCATCGCCCGCGGGCCCAAGCTCATGCTGGTCAAGCACTTGCTCGACCGCAACAGCCCCGCCGACCGGTTCAACATGCTCGTCGTCACCGAGCGCGAGGCCTGGATGGGTCAGCGTCCGCTCTATCCGTTCGCGCGGCAGCCGGTCGGCGTCGGCGATCTGACGAGCGCGGTGTTCGTCGCGCGCACGCTGCTCGGCGATTCGATTCGCGCGGCGTTCGAGCACACGCTGGCCGCTGTGAATGCAGTGGTCAAGGCGACCTGGCAGGCGGGACGCTACGAGCTCGAACTGGTTGCCGCGCAGAACGAAATCGCGCAGCCGCGCGAATGGTTCGATGCGTGGGTGGCCGCTGAGACGGCGTAGAAGCGGCCTGGAAACGGCCTGAATCAAGCGAGAGAGCGCGGCATCTGGCGATCTCGTCATAGCGTGGTTCAGGACGCGCCGTTGTGGTGCGCGTCGGTGGCGCGGTATGCACTGCATGCTGCCGGGGCACCTGGCTTTTTGCCTAAGGCGTTGGCCTTTCCTTGTTTTCTTATTGGTTTATTAGTGTTGCCCCTGTGCGGGGCGGCACCTACTTTCTTTGCCGCCGCAAAGAAAGTAGGCAAAGAAAGCGCCCCGCTTCACACCGCTAATTCTTAAGCGGGTCCCCTGGCTTGGAGGGTGTAGTGGAGCATCTGGAATCAGTGTCCTCGCGCACTCCGCGCTTGTGACAAGGCAGTCATACTTCCGGCGGCGCTATGCGCGCCGTGGCGGTACTTCACGAAACCGTCCTCTGGGTTTGAGGCCCGCTCGTGGCTGGAACCCAGTGGTTCGCGCTGCGCGCGCCGGAGCGGTACTTCAGAAAACCGCCCGCCAGTTTGGATACCTTGGCAACTTGGGAGCGGCTCACAACTCGTCGATGCAGTTGACGTCAGTTGCTGGTCGAACCCACGCCCGGCTGATTGGCAACTTCGGCGGAGCTGGCTGTGGCAGCCGCCGCCCGTTGTGCGCGCAGTGCGACAACCTTGCGCGTTGCTTCAACGGCCTCCTCCGGGTATCCCGCATCGCTGAACTCGTAGCCGACCGTCTTATAGTCGGCCAGTTCGGCTAGCACTTCCGCCCGCGTCAGTCCCGCCGCCTGCGCCGACGATGCGCCAACAGCCGTGACACCCAGCAAACCGACACACAGCGACACCCAAACAACCTTCATCATGTTTCTCCGATTGACTCGACCAAAACGGTCAAACAAAGTCTAGCGACAGCCGCGCGTAAGAAAATCCCCCGCGCGCGGAAGGCACTGTTCCGCACTGTGTGAGCAATCCGCGGCGAGCGCGGCTGGGCGTGCGGGCGGCGATTGTCATCCGGCCGTCCTATAATGCCTGCCGCGTGGACAAAGCAGCCGCCCGTCCACGCGGCATTTTTTCAGCATCCGGCATTCAGCAGACGAGGCATCGATGGACGGTTATATCCGCAGCGAGCGGGAAGAATATTTTGAGCAGTTGTGCATCAGCGTCGACGCTGACGAAGCCCACGAGCAGGAAGCGATCGAGTACTTCGAGAGCCAGTTCGACGAAGCCGACTTCGATCCGGCCCAGTGGCTCGACATCGCGCTCTACTATTCGCCGGCGGTGGCGCGCGGCATCATCGACATGGTGACGCCCGACGACAAGGCGCGCAGCAACATCGCTGAAGTAATCGCCGACAACCTCGACATCTCGTACGGCGAGGACGAATGCCAGCAGTTTGCCGAGACCATCGAGTTTGCGCTCAACAACGGCGTACCGGTCGATCTCGACCTGGTGCTCGACGGCTGCCAGCGCGCCATCGACGACCTCGACACCTGGGCCGATGAAGACACCAAGGCGCCGCTCTTGCGTCTACGTGAAGAGTTGCTGCGCCAGCAAGGCGAGCACTAAGGGCTTGGCTTTAACCCGCTGATTTTCCGGCGCATTCGCGGCCCGGCGGCTGCGGATGCGCTACTGCAGTAAAGTCGGCGCACTCGCGCCGGTTTCCTGAGCTGGGTTCTCTACTTCGCTTTCTCTACACCGCCTTCTCTCCAGCGCTTTCCCTGCACCGCTTTCTCGCACTTCTTCCTGGCACCTCTTCCTGGCACCTCTTCCTGGCACCGCGTTTTGCAGCCGATTTTCTTAAGCATGTGCCGCAATCCGCATCTACGCGCCCGGTCTGACAGGCCGCCAGCCCAAGCGCTTCGCCGTCTATGCCGAAATGCTCATTCAAAGCGCCGCGAATTGCCAAGACGGCTGCAAATTGGCTTTTTATATTCGCGCCAGATTGACGGGCGCGTGCTTGCCACTCCGCGTAATCCAGCGTTGTTTACGAAGACGGATCATCCGTAGTCCGACGATGCGCGGGATGCGAACAGGAGACGGCTCGCGCGCGTCGATCCAGCGTTACTGCCTTGCTGCTTTCCCAACCTGAAACTGACGATGGAAGGAGAGACCATGAGTCTTCGCAACCCGCTGAAACCGCTTGCACTGATCGTTGGCGCCGTCTTCGCGATGGGGCCGCTGGCCAGTTTCGCCGACGACCTGCCGGTCAAGATCGGCTTTGCTGCGCCGATGACGGGAGCCAACGCCGGCTACGGCAAGGATCTGGAAAACGGCGTACGGCTTGCGATCGAAGAAGCCAACGCCCAGAAGATCAAGATCGGCGACAAGGTCGCACAATTCCAGCTCGTCTCCGAGGACGACCAGGCCGACCCGCGCATTGGCGTTCAGGCGGCGCAGAAGCTGGTTGACCAGAGCGTATCGGCGATAGTGGGCCACTTCAATTCGGGCACGACGATTCCTGCGTCGCAGATATACGAACAGGCCGGCATTCCGGTGATCGACCCGGCCGCGACCAACCCGATCATTACCGGGCGAGGTTTTGCGAACACCTTCATGGTGATTTCCACCGATGCGCAGAACGCCGGCAATGCGGGGATTTATGCCGTCGAGGTGACCAAAGCCAAACGGATTGCGATCATCGACGACCGGACCGCCTTCGGCCAAGGCGAGGCCGACGAGTTCGAGAAAGCGGTGAAGGCGCACGGCGGCAACATCGTGACGCGGGAGTACACCGATAATCATGCTGTTGATTTCAGCACCCAGCTCACCAAGATCAAGTCGACTAATGCGGATCTGATTTTCTTCGGCGGGCTGGATACGCAGGCTGCCGGGTTTGCCAAGAAGATGAAGCAATTGGGGATGACCGCTCAGCTGGTGGGCGGCGGCGGCGTGGTGGATCCCGAGTTCATCAAACTGGCCGGCGATTCGTCTGAAGGCGTGATGGCATGGGAGTATGGCAGGCCGTTGGCTCAGTTGCCTGGCGGCAAGGATTTTTCTGCCAAGTTCAAGAAGAGATTCGGGGTGGATATCCTGTCGTACGCGCCATTTGGGTATGACGGGGCATGGGCGGCTATTCGCGCCATGCAGCAGGCTAAGTCCAGTTCGCCGGCTGTTTATCGGCCTGTGCTGAAGGGGATTGATTTTGACGGTGTCACTGGGAAGATTTCTTTTGATAATACCGGGGCGTTGAAGAGTGGGGCTTCTACGCTATATCAGGTTAAGGGGGCGGTTTGGGTGCCGGTTGTTACTAAGAGTGGGAGTTAAGGTTTTTTTGCCTGCGCGGCGCTTATGTCTGTGTGCCTGCGGCGTTGGCCTTTCCTTGATTTCCTATCGGTTTTTTAGCGTTCCCCCTGTGCTGTTTGCCTACTCGGCGCTTTAGGTTGTACGCCTACGACGTTGGCCTTTCCTTGCTTTCTTATTGGTTTATTAACGTGCCCCCTGTGCGGGGGGCACCTACTTTTCTTTGCCGGCCGCAAAGAAAAGCAACCGTATTGGAAGTCAAGCGGCGAGCTGTCCCTCAAGGTGCGAATTGTCGGTCGTGGAGAGCATTTTGTGGGCGCGCGTAATCCTCGCGACCCGCACGATTGAGCAACCTGCAGAAGGTGGGCATGGGCGGCGTGAATGCTTGCGTTAAAAGCGCAACAGCCGGACGCAACCCTGCCGGAAGTCAGTCAGCCGATGGTCTCCAGGGTGTCGAGTTGTGGACCATGGCGTTGAGCGTGACGATGAGTTTGCGGATGCAGGCCGTCATGGCAACCTTGAACGGCTTGCCGGCGTTGCGCAGACGGTCATAGAACGCCCTGATGGTGGGGTTAAAGCGCAGCGCAGGCACGCAGGCCATGTACAGCGCGCGCCGCACGATGGCGCGGCCGCCCTGGATGCGACGCTTGCCGACATGCTTGCCGCTGTCGCAATTGAAAGGTGCGACGCCGGTGAGTGCGGCGATCTCGCGGCGGTTCAGCGAGCCGAGCTGGGGCATGAAGGCGATCAGCGTCGCGGCAGCGCCGGGGCCGATGCCGGGCACGGAGCGCAGCAGGTCTTCCTTCTGGCGCCAGGCAGGTGAAGAACGCAGGAACGAATCGATGTCATGATCCGCGAGCCTGAGCTGCTGTTTGAGCCACTTGATGTGATCGTTCAGGCTCCCGCGGGCTGCGGCATGGGCGCGCTCCAGGCGTGCTTTCTCGGCGACCAGCATGTCCATGAGCTGGGCCCGGCGCAGCAGCAGGGCCTGCAACTGCTCGGTCTGTACATCGTTCAGGGGGCGCACGACGGGCTTGATGGCAGCGGCGAATTGAGCAATGACAAACGCGTCGATGCGATCGGTCTTGGCGCGCGTGCCGGTGGCCCTGGCGAAGTCGCGCACCTGTCGGGGATTGACCGCGACAGCGGGCAGTCCGGCCTGACAGAGCGCCCTGAGTACGGCGAGCTCGAGCTTGCCGGTGGCCTCCATGACGATCAGTGTGGGATTGAGCGCGCCAAGGCGCTGGACCAGCTGGTCGATGGCGACGGTTTCATTGTCGACACTGAAATGTTCGGTGGTGTCGTGGATGGCGACATCGAGGGTGCTGCCGCTGACGTCGATGCCGATATAAACGGAAGAAGAAGGCTGGTTCATCACGGTACCCATACTTGCAGGAAAATACGAGCTCGGGGCTCAGTCAACTGTTCGGGTTAAGAGGATGAAAAGGACAGTCGCTCAGGCTTTTCTGCGGGCTCGAAGCACTTTAGGCAGACGAGCTGACTGTCCATGTGGCGACAACTGATCGGATCGGCGCCACAGGAGGGAATATACAAGTAGGCAAAAGAAAGCGGCTCAAACCGCTGACACTTAAGCGGGTCCCCTGGCTTGGAGGAGGTAGTGGAGCATCTGGAATCTGTGTCTTCGCGCACTCCGCGCTGGTGACAAGGCCGTCATACCTCCGGCGGCGCTGCGCGCGCCGCGGCGGTACTTCACAAAACCATCGGCCATTTTCGTACCTGTGGATATCCAGGTGTAACGGCTTGTCTTCGCTGCGCTAGCGGCGTGCCTGCGGTTGTTCAAGCGTAAGGGCTTGGCTACGCTGACGTAACTCGCGGCTGGTTCGGCGCGATGACTCGCCCTCGCGTTCCCAATCTCTTGCCGAGGCGCTGGCGTCTCATTCGGAATAATGGTTCGCACCCCACACTTCGGCGCCTCGCCGAGGCGCAGCCGATGGCTCCCACCGCGCACAAACGAACCCACTGGTTTCCCGTGCAGACCATTCCGGCGAGCACGCAGTGCGAGGCGGGAAGAATGACGCAGGAAGCGCTTACGCCCCATCGGTGTTGAGAAGTACCGCTGCGGCGCGCGCAGCGTCGCCGGAAGTATGACTGCCTTGTCACCAGCGCCGAATGTGCGAGAACACTGATTCCAGATGCTCCACTACCTCCTCCAAGCCAGGAGACCCGCTTAAGCGTTAGCGGTGTGAAGCCGCTTTCTTTGCTTACTTTCTTTGCGGCGGCAAAGAAAGTAAGTGCCCGCCCCGCACAGGGGCGACGCTAATAAACCACTAAGAAATCAAGGAAAGGCCAACGCCGCAGGCAAACACCCCAACCAAGCGCCACGCGCAAAAAAAACCTTATTTCAAAACCTTAACCACAACCTCAGAATCCAAATCCCTTTGAACCCGAACCAGATCCGACTTCACGTCGAGAAACTCAGTAGGAGAACACATCTGATGCCCAAACCCGGCCCGAAGGTGCCGCCTAACCTGCAATACCCGCTCCGCAGGATCAAACACATAGTGAGAAGAAAAATCAAAAACCCGATCTTTCACCACCGCATCAGGCGGCACATCGATCACTTGAACAAACCTCGGCAATGCCAACTCCAAAGTCTCATCAAACTCCCCTCCAATACAAGTCCATGGCTGCGTCCTTAAAGGCTCCGCAAGCCACGCTTGCACCTGACTCCCCATGCCGCCAGACAAGCTCGTCAAAGCCGGCACAGCCGTCGTCCCATCCTCCCAGACAAAATGCTCCACACGCCCTTGCATCGAAGTAGAAAAAGGCCCATCCATAGCGGCCACATCGCCCGTGCGCAATTGCGCAGTCCCATGCAGCCCCGTCTGCAATAACCTGCTCGCGGCAATCAACTGGGTCCGCTGCCGCGTTGCCCTACGAAACATATTGCGCTCGAGCTCCGCCGTCGACCCTACATCTTCCACGCGATATGCGTAATTAGCCGCCCCGCTCTCATCGACATCGATCTGCAATCGCGCAGTCCGCTCGCGCAACTGTGTGGCCGGCGTGCGCGACAGCATTCCCTCGTCGACCAGCAGCGCGGGCCGGTCCATCACGCTCGCCGGCAAATAACCGAAACTAACGCCGCCCGCCGTCGTGTCGGCATACAAGAACAACTCAGGAATCCAGACGATTGCATGATTGATCGCGCTCCCGCCATATCCCGGCACGTCCGGCAAACTGTAGTACGGCCCGAGATTGAGCAGCACGGCCTCGCTGCGAATGCCCACCGCGGCCAGCAACGCGCCGTACAACGCGACGTGATCCTTGCAGTCGCCGTAACGATTGCGCAGAATGTCGATCGCCTTGTGCGGGATCGCCGCCGTCTCGCCGAGAAACAACGCTACGTAGCGAATGTTCAACCGCATCCAGTCGTACAGCACCTGCGCCTTCGCGCGCGGATCCGTAGCCTGCGCAGTCAGACTCTGTGCGAGGCGCACGATCGCCGGGTCGTTCATCGTCGCGTCGACGGCCGGTCCGCGATAACGCGCGGCAAAACTCGCGAAGTCGGGCACCGTCGATATCATCAGGCGGTCTCCCCAGTTCGCATAGCCGACCGCGCCCGCTTCGAGCGGCGCATACGGGCCGTGCCGGTAATCGAATTCGTAGCGGGTACGGCCGTTCTCCGTGACCGGCGGCAGCGCGAGGTAGCCGCGCGCGTCGGTATAAAACGGCACGTCGGCGGGTAAGTCGAAGATCAGACGCTGCATCTCGACCGGCTCGCGCGTCGGTTCGACCAGGTACGCGAAGGTGCCGGCCTGCAAAGGCTTCGTGCGCGTCTTGCGAAACGCCAGATGCACGCGTGAACCGGGCTCGACGCCCGGAAAAATCACCGTGCGCAATACGCCGTCCTGGAAATTCGGTGCGCCGGCCGAGCGCGGTTCCTGCACGTCGCGGATCGCCTCCGGGCCGACCTGGTGCGCCACGCCGTTCGGGTCGATCGTTTCCGCAACCAGCAATTGCACCTGCTCGATGTCCTTGTTGAACCACACGTAGCGTTGCGCGATATCGTCGACGCCACTCGTCGTGTTGGCACGCAAAATCGTGTCGTCGTGTTCTTCCACCGAGCCGTCTTTCTGGATCACGAAGAGATGGACGTCGCGCTCCATCGTCGACGGTGCGAGATCGTCGCTGGCGGCGGGCTCACCTGCATGCGCGATAGCGACGCACCCGCCCAGCATCAACGCGGCGGCTAGCCTCGTGAACGCGAAGCACCTCGTCATGTGCGGCGCGCCCTGCCCCGACGCGGCGGCTAGCTTTACGAACGCGAAGCACCGCGTCATGTGCGGCGCGCCCTGCCCCGCGCGCGCCATGCTCGCGGACTCGAAGCAAACTCCGCGCGAAACGTGTGATTGAAATTCGATAGATCGTTAAAGCCGCAATCCAGCGCAACGTCGACGATCTTCGCGCCGTCGTCATGAAGACGCAGCGCTGCCGCTCGCAAACGCGCCCGCAGAATGTATTGATGCGGCGTCACGCCGGTCACCCGCCGGAAGGTCCGCAGGAAGTAGAACTCACTCAAACCCGCCGCCGCCGCAAGGCTCGCGAGCGTATGCGGCGCGGCGGGCGCGGCGTCGATCAGACGCACGGTCTGCGCGACGCGCGACCATGCCGCGGCGCTGGCCGGCTGCCCTGCGCGCGTCAATGCCCCGGCCGCATCCAGGGTCGCGACGGCCAGTTCGACGGCAAGCTCATCCCACACCGGTTCGCCCACATCGGAAGCCCCCGCGCAGGCTCGCGCGATCAACGGCGACAGCGAACGAAGCGCCGGCATCCGCGCGCGCCTGAAGTTCAGATTGCCGCTTGCGATGCCTGCGTCGGCGGCGAGCTGCTCGAAGTAAGCCGGCGCATAGCGAAACGCGATACAGCGATCGC is a window of Paraburkholderia sp. IMGN_8 DNA encoding:
- a CDS encoding alpha/beta hydrolase encodes the protein MSFRRYSLFALLSACALAAAPAAFAAAPVGSTATPASAASPAVAGGATGAADNGGPAFGPELQGFNYPAPVEQYDFTSQGVALHMAYMDIEPEHANGRTAVLLHGKNFCAATWETTIQRLSDAGYRVIAPDQIGFCKSSKPEHYQYSFQQLARNTHALLESLGVTDATVIGHSTGGMLAIRYALMYPHETQQLVLVNPIGLEDWKAKGVPSLSIGQWYERELKTTADGIRRYEQSTYYAGQWRADYEPWVQMLAGMYRGPGKQIVAWNSALLYDMIYTQPVVYELGQLPMPTLLLIGQKDTTAIGKDVAPPEVRAKIGHYPELGKAAAKAIPHATLVEFAALGHAPQMQDPQAFHKALLDGLAAVPANR
- the glgC gene encoding glucose-1-phosphate adenylyltransferase, with translation MESPARLNDLQRTTLAIVLAGGRGTRLGPLTNKRVKPAVHFGGKYRIIDFALSNCLNSGIRRIAVVTQYKAHSLLRHLQRGWGFLRGEFSEFIDLWPAQQRVEGAHWYRGTADAVFQNLDIIRSIRPKYVVVLAGDHIYKMDYTRMIADHEESGADCTVGCIEVPRMDAVAFGVMAVDENRRVTGFVEKPADPPAMPGHPDKALASMGIYVFNADYLYTLLEENISTVDTDHDFGKDILPRVVTQGMAIAHPFSMSCVSSDPSVEPYWRDVGTIDAYWAANLDLASTIPTLDLYDRNWPIWTYQEQLPPAKFVRDMKGLQGTGNNLIVCGGCVISGSQISRSVLSSNVKVNSFCNINEAVLLPQVTVGASCRLQKVVIDRGCTIPDGTVIGEDPVSDAERFYRTDDGVVLVTPEALRQKIS
- the glgA gene encoding glycogen synthase GlgA codes for the protein MTIRALHVASELYPLLKTGGLADVAGALPPALIERGADVRVLLPGFPAVAAGLTDLRTVAQLGRRFDAPAVTLEQGTLPSNGLTVYMIRADTLYDRPGNPYLNDEHVPYGDNAQRFALLGWVAAQLAQQLDPAWSPQIVHAHDWHAGLAPAYLKAAERQHGRSFAPSIFTVHNLAYQGIFPAHQFGQLGLPDDFFSMHGIEFYGQLSFLKAGLYYSDRITTVSPTYAREIQTLAQGGGLDALLRHRSHDLSGILNGVDYTVWNPATDQLLVDHYTATRLAGKQACKEALQKRFGLAPKSDALLFGVVSRLTEQKGLDLLLAALPEIVKRGGQLAVFGTGDPALENGLKRVAHAHPEAVAVELGFDEKLAHTIVAGSDVIAVPSRFEPCGLTQLYALAYGSLPLVHCVGGLADTVVDASLENLADDLATGFVFERFEPQGLSAAIRRAFALYERRTEWKATQRRAMHQDFGWGASAEQYLALYRELA
- the pdxY gene encoding pyridoxal kinase PdxY, which encodes MTKNVLSIQSHVVFGHAGNSAAAFPMRRLGVNVWPLNTVQLSNHTQYGHWSGSAIDASQMEELVEGIGAIGMLPRCDAVLSGYLGTPEQAQSVLEIVKAVKAANPRAWYFCDPVMGAASGWKVAPGIQEFLVRTMPEMADAMAPNHFELQRLVGREIETFEEAVTACREVIARGPKLMLVKHLLDRNSPADRFNMLVVTEREAWMGQRPLYPFARQPVGVGDLTSAVFVARTLLGDSIRAAFEHTLAAVNAVVKATWQAGRYELELVAAQNEIAQPREWFDAWVAAETA
- a CDS encoding DUF4148 domain-containing protein, whose product is MMKVVWVSLCVGLLGVTAVGASSAQAAGLTRAEVLAELADYKTVGYEFSDAGYPEEAVEATRKVVALRAQRAAAATASSAEVANQPGVGSTSN
- a CDS encoding branched-chain amino acid ABC transporter substrate-binding protein, which encodes MSLRNPLKPLALIVGAVFAMGPLASFADDLPVKIGFAAPMTGANAGYGKDLENGVRLAIEEANAQKIKIGDKVAQFQLVSEDDQADPRIGVQAAQKLVDQSVSAIVGHFNSGTTIPASQIYEQAGIPVIDPAATNPIITGRGFANTFMVISTDAQNAGNAGIYAVEVTKAKRIAIIDDRTAFGQGEADEFEKAVKAHGGNIVTREYTDNHAVDFSTQLTKIKSTNADLIFFGGLDTQAAGFAKKMKQLGMTAQLVGGGGVVDPEFIKLAGDSSEGVMAWEYGRPLAQLPGGKDFSAKFKKRFGVDILSYAPFGYDGAWAAIRAMQQAKSSSPAVYRPVLKGIDFDGVTGKISFDNTGALKSGASTLYQVKGAVWVPVVTKSGS